The Argentina anserina chromosome 3, drPotAnse1.1, whole genome shotgun sequence genome includes a region encoding these proteins:
- the LOC126786201 gene encoding 60S ribosomal protein L8-3, translated as MGRVIRAQRKGAGSVFKSHTHHRKGPARFRSLDFGERNGYLKGVVTDIIHDPGRGAPLARVSFRHPFRYKKQNELFVAAEGIYTGQFIYCGKKANLVVGNVLPLRSIPEGAVVCNVEHHVGDRGTLARASGDYAVVISHNPDNDTSRIKLPSGAKKIVPSGCRAMIGQVAGGGRTEKPMLKAGNAYHKFRVKRNCWPKVRGVAMNPVEHPHGGGNHQHIGHASTVRRDAPPGQKVGLIAARRTGRLRGQAAATASKEK; from the exons atgggacGGGTCATCAGAGCTCAGCGTAAGGGTGCCGGCTCCGTCTTCAAGTCCCACACCCACCACCGCAAGGGCCCCGCCCGCTTCCGCTCCCTCGACTTCGGCGAGCGCAACGGCTACCTCAAGGGCGTCGTCACCGACATCATCCACGACCCCGGCCGTGGAGCCCCGCTCGCTCGCGTCAGCTTCCGTCATCCTTTCAGGTACAAGAAGCAGAACGAGCTCTTCGTCGCCGCCGAGGGAATCTACACCGGTCAGTTCATTTACTGCGGTAAGAAGGCGAACTTGGTCGTCGGGAACGTGTTGCCGCTCAGATCTATCCCCGAGGGAGCCGTCGTCTGCAACGTCGAGCACCACGTCGGCGACCGTGGGACTCTCGCTAGGGCTTCTGGTGACTACGCTGTTGTTATCAGCCACAATCCTGATAACGATACTTCCAG GATCAAGCTTCCATCTGGTGCCAAGAAGATTGTTCCAAGTGGGTGCCGTGCTATGATTGGACAGGTTGCCGGTGGTGGTAGAACTGAGAAGCCTATGCTCAAGGCTGGTAATGCATACCACAAGTTCAGGGTGAAGAGAAACTGCTGGCCTAAGGTGCGTGGTGTGGCTATGAATCCAGTTGAGCATCCCCATGGAGGAGGTAACCACCAGCATATTGGACATGCTAGCACAGTCAGGCGTGATGCTCCTCCTGGGCAGAAGGTTGGTCTCATTGCTGCCAGGAGAACCGGTAGACTCAGAGGACAAGCTGCTGCAACTGCCTCCAAGGAGAAGTAG